From Akkermansiaceae bacterium, one genomic window encodes:
- a CDS encoding low molecular weight phosphotyrosine protein phosphatase: MESFQKPHHVLFVCMGNICRSPAAEIIFRKLASDSGRAGEFEIDSAGTISHHHGSPPDERMAATLQRRGYTVTGRARRISARDLEKFDLILTMDEDNLAAVQRLDLNNTHHHKIRPFVEFCSHGMDLRVPDPYYGGQRGFDHVMSLLEDGCQGILEHFAPVKMAG, from the coding sequence ATGGAAAGCTTCCAGAAGCCCCACCACGTGCTTTTCGTGTGCATGGGCAATATATGCCGTTCCCCCGCCGCAGAGATCATTTTCCGGAAACTCGCATCCGACTCAGGTCGCGCCGGTGAATTCGAGATCGATTCCGCGGGAACGATCAGCCATCACCACGGCTCCCCTCCGGATGAGCGGATGGCCGCCACCCTGCAACGCCGCGGCTACACCGTCACCGGACGCGCGCGGCGTATCAGCGCCCGCGACCTGGAAAAGTTCGACCTGATCCTGACGATGGATGAGGACAACCTGGCGGCGGTGCAGCGCCTGGACCTGAACAACACGCATCACCACAAGATCCGCCCGTTCGTCGAATTCTGCAGCCACGGGATGGATCTCCGGGTGCCGGATCCCTACTACGGCGGCCAGCGTGGCTTCGACCACGTGATGAGCCTGCTGGAGGATGGCTGCCAGGGCATCCTGGAGCATTTCGCTCCCGTCAAAATGGCGGGTTGA
- a CDS encoding UbiA family prenyltransferase: MSHQGRIRPLLATARIANVPSVISNVWAGIAIGSLVQRWEHGGQPVWLHAVFLMLAGVCLYIGGNFLNDWHDREWDSKNRPERALPNGLFSPATYLLTAFLSGVTGLVLALLVSWKCAVVAALIILFIVIYTVWHKKAAWAVVPMGLCRALLPVMGFVGFAVVVRFRLAPEFGLPSPSMFITYHALALLIYIAGLSLGARHESSPHPSAAALAASKAALVFSGLLAAALWVSLSVKAGIIGFLPFAVWMVVCLTKYRRPIPVHVSALLAGIPLIDWVALLAYCLLLPPLSYPPAIQPYVVACLIIPPLAFITGRLLQRLAPAT; this comes from the coding sequence ATGTCGCACCAAGGAAGAATCCGCCCTCTGCTCGCCACGGCCCGCATCGCCAACGTGCCGAGCGTGATCAGCAACGTGTGGGCGGGCATCGCCATCGGCTCGCTCGTCCAGCGCTGGGAGCACGGCGGCCAGCCGGTGTGGCTGCATGCGGTCTTCCTCATGCTCGCGGGTGTGTGCCTCTACATCGGGGGGAATTTCCTCAACGATTGGCATGACCGGGAATGGGACTCGAAGAACCGCCCGGAGCGCGCGCTGCCCAACGGGCTGTTCTCCCCCGCCACCTACCTGCTGACCGCATTTCTGTCTGGAGTCACGGGCCTGGTGCTGGCGTTGCTGGTGAGCTGGAAATGCGCGGTGGTGGCCGCGTTGATCATCCTCTTCATCGTCATCTACACCGTCTGGCACAAGAAGGCCGCGTGGGCGGTGGTGCCGATGGGGCTGTGCCGCGCGCTGCTGCCGGTCATGGGCTTCGTCGGGTTCGCGGTGGTCGTCCGCTTCCGGCTGGCACCGGAGTTCGGCCTGCCGTCGCCGTCCATGTTCATCACGTATCACGCGCTGGCGCTGCTCATCTACATCGCGGGGCTTTCCCTGGGGGCGAGGCATGAGTCGTCACCTCATCCATCGGCGGCGGCATTGGCGGCATCAAAGGCGGCGCTCGTTTTCTCCGGGCTGCTCGCGGCGGCGTTGTGGGTTTCCCTCAGTGTGAAGGCCGGGATCATCGGTTTCCTTCCCTTCGCCGTCTGGATGGTGGTCTGCCTGACGAAATACCGCCGCCCCATCCCCGTGCATGTCTCCGCGCTGCTCGCAGGCATCCCCCTCATCGACTGGGTCGCGCTGCTGGCCTACTGCCTGCTGCTGCCGCCCCTGTCCTACCCGCCCGCGATCCAGCCCTACGTGGTCGCCTGCCTCATCATCCCGCCTCTGGCATTCATCACCGGCAGGCTGCTGCAACGACTCGCCCCCGCGACCTGA
- a CDS encoding SufE family protein, with product MTITEKQNELLEELGFFQDWTERYEYVIGLGKKLAPMPEEAKDAEHLIKGCQSQVWLDAHMDGGKVRYLADSDSLITKGMIALFVRVLDNETPDAILTADMSFIDRTGLKEHLAPTRANALNLMATQMKQRALQLSTGS from the coding sequence ATGACCATCACCGAGAAACAGAACGAACTCCTCGAGGAACTGGGTTTTTTCCAGGACTGGACCGAACGCTACGAATACGTGATCGGCCTCGGGAAAAAGCTCGCACCGATGCCGGAGGAGGCGAAGGACGCGGAGCACCTCATCAAAGGCTGCCAGTCCCAGGTGTGGCTGGACGCTCACATGGACGGCGGAAAGGTGCGCTACCTGGCGGACTCCGACTCGCTCATCACGAAGGGGATGATCGCGCTGTTCGTGCGGGTTCTCGACAATGAGACGCCGGATGCCATCCTGACCGCCGACATGTCCTTCATCGACCGCACCGGCCTGAAGGAGCACCTCGCGCCGACCCGTGCGAACGCGCTCAACCTGATGGCCACGCAGATGAAGCAACGCGCGCTCCAACTTTCCACCGGATCCTGA
- a CDS encoding LysR family transcriptional regulator: MASGSPIRLLLSSPLSFGPGKAELLEHLSRTGSLQAAAAAMDMSYMKAWRMVKGLNTMFSAPLVTMQRGGKDQGGAELTATGHEVLALYHEAVATAEAALEPVLSRMNVLLAPHDPDSPGSSG; this comes from the coding sequence GTGGCCTCCGGCAGCCCCATCCGCCTCCTGCTTTCCTCTCCGCTTTCGTTCGGCCCGGGAAAGGCGGAGCTGCTGGAACACCTCTCCCGCACCGGCAGCCTCCAGGCCGCCGCGGCGGCGATGGACATGTCCTACATGAAGGCATGGAGGATGGTGAAGGGGCTGAACACCATGTTCAGCGCACCGCTGGTCACCATGCAGCGCGGAGGAAAGGACCAGGGCGGCGCGGAACTCACCGCCACCGGCCACGAGGTGCTGGCACTCTACCATGAGGCGGTGGCAACGGCGGAGGCGGCCCTGGAACCGGTGCTGTCCCGCATGAACGTGCTTCTTGCCCCCCATGATCCGGATTCACCCGGATCGAGCGGTTAG
- a CDS encoding TonB-dependent receptor, whose amino-acid sequence MKFRHLPFFLSESPLPSHLTGSLALATVGFLTVLPCPAQAREEATGPQTQAKEEEKPVRKESTAGDAADPFELGQLTVYGKRDGGGMSGRALSQAVVTSEDIRIQNRNTLDDALRTTPGVASSNTGGARNERMIYVRGFDRLQVPLSIDGVRIYLPADNRLDYGRFLTPDLAEIQIHKGHASVLDGPGGMGGAINLVTRKPTREFEGELRSSTEFGNTGDLATYTLFGSAGTRQDLFYLQASASLRDSDGYYLSRDYDPENVGAGGPVQGKGQRDFSGVKDWRVNIKAGLTPNATDEYAVSYTYQEGEKFAPYHVRQPVRGITPGPLPAGTAYQQDWTWPEWNISSASFNSHTQIGGDSYVKTRIHYNTFENLLSTFDSSALGTQATNRAFDSYYDDFAYGFSVEGGTELIPMNTLKAAVHYRRDAHRRWQHNSPDLTPANISPFQRRTEDTWSVAIEDTFHATGTLDLVAGASYDWYETQEAEFFNAGVFGEYPLFDNDAFNWQMAAIWRPADGTELYAGVSNRTRFPNLFERYSTRFGDALPNPGLKPERAVNYQIGGSHELFDGAVRIGGAVFYSDIKDAIQPIAVGGTLVQNQNVGQGETYGFEISGEWDVMPALTLGGNYTYLHRSLDDPQRPDLKPVGTPEQLAYLYAHWRPLQRLTITPGIELSDSRWSSNRFEDVFTSVSGFTLFNLNVEYEFNNRTSVSVGIRNLFDKNYELADGYPEPGRTFHLSTRLTF is encoded by the coding sequence ATGAAATTCCGCCACCTGCCCTTCTTTCTTTCCGAGTCCCCCCTCCCGTCCCACCTCACGGGAAGCCTCGCTCTCGCCACGGTCGGCTTCCTGACCGTCCTGCCATGCCCGGCGCAGGCACGGGAAGAAGCAACCGGTCCACAGACCCAGGCAAAGGAAGAGGAGAAGCCGGTGCGGAAGGAATCCACCGCCGGGGATGCCGCGGATCCCTTCGAACTCGGCCAGCTCACCGTCTATGGCAAAAGGGATGGCGGTGGCATGAGCGGCCGGGCCTTGTCCCAGGCCGTGGTCACTTCGGAAGACATCCGCATCCAGAACCGCAATACACTGGACGACGCGCTGCGGACCACTCCCGGCGTGGCATCCTCGAATACCGGAGGGGCCAGGAACGAGCGCATGATCTACGTGCGGGGCTTCGACCGCTTGCAGGTGCCTCTTTCCATTGATGGCGTGCGCATCTACCTGCCCGCGGACAACCGCCTGGACTACGGTCGTTTCCTGACGCCGGATCTCGCGGAAATCCAGATCCACAAGGGCCACGCTTCGGTGCTGGATGGACCCGGCGGCATGGGCGGGGCGATCAATCTCGTCACCCGCAAGCCCACCAGGGAGTTCGAGGGCGAGCTGCGTTCAAGCACCGAGTTCGGAAACACGGGCGACCTGGCGACCTACACTCTTTTCGGCTCCGCCGGCACCAGGCAGGACCTTTTCTACCTGCAGGCCAGCGCCTCGCTGCGCGACAGCGACGGATATTACCTCTCACGCGACTACGATCCGGAGAACGTCGGGGCGGGTGGTCCCGTGCAGGGGAAGGGCCAGCGGGATTTCAGCGGGGTGAAGGACTGGCGCGTGAACATCAAGGCTGGGCTGACCCCCAACGCCACCGATGAATACGCGGTCAGTTACACCTACCAGGAGGGGGAGAAGTTCGCGCCCTATCATGTCAGGCAACCGGTCCGCGGCATCACGCCCGGGCCGCTGCCCGCCGGAACCGCCTACCAGCAGGACTGGACATGGCCGGAGTGGAACATCTCCAGCGCCTCCTTCAACTCCCACACACAGATCGGCGGGGACTCCTACGTGAAGACCAGGATCCACTACAACACGTTCGAGAACCTGCTTTCCACGTTCGACAGTTCGGCTTTGGGCACGCAGGCGACCAACCGCGCTTTCGACAGTTACTACGATGACTTCGCCTACGGCTTCAGCGTCGAAGGCGGCACGGAGCTGATCCCCATGAACACGCTCAAGGCCGCCGTCCACTACCGGCGTGACGCCCACCGGCGCTGGCAGCACAACTCGCCGGACCTCACCCCGGCGAACATCTCCCCCTTCCAACGGAGGACGGAGGACACCTGGTCGGTCGCCATCGAGGACACGTTCCACGCCACCGGCACCCTGGATCTCGTCGCGGGTGCCAGCTATGATTGGTACGAAACCCAGGAGGCGGAATTTTTCAACGCGGGTGTGTTTGGTGAATATCCGCTATTCGACAATGACGCTTTCAACTGGCAGATGGCGGCGATCTGGCGCCCGGCCGATGGCACCGAACTCTATGCCGGCGTCTCCAACCGCACGCGCTTCCCGAACCTGTTCGAGCGTTACAGCACCCGTTTCGGTGACGCGCTCCCCAATCCCGGCCTAAAACCGGAACGTGCGGTCAACTACCAGATCGGCGGCAGCCATGAGCTTTTCGACGGCGCGGTGCGGATCGGAGGCGCTGTATTCTACAGCGACATCAAGGACGCCATCCAACCGATCGCTGTCGGCGGCACCTTGGTGCAGAACCAGAACGTCGGACAAGGGGAGACCTATGGTTTCGAGATCTCCGGCGAGTGGGATGTCATGCCTGCATTGACGCTGGGCGGCAACTACACCTACCTCCACCGGAGCCTCGATGACCCCCAGCGCCCGGATCTCAAGCCGGTGGGGACTCCGGAGCAACTGGCCTACCTCTACGCCCACTGGCGTCCGCTCCAGCGGCTCACCATCACGCCCGGCATCGAGCTGTCGGACTCTCGCTGGTCGTCGAACCGGTTCGAGGATGTGTTCACCAGCGTGTCCGGTTTCACCCTCTTCAATCTCAATGTGGAATATGAGTTCAACAACCGGACTTCCGTCTCCGTGGGGATCCGCAATCTCTTCGACAAGAATTACGAACTGGCGGACGGTTATCCCGAGCCGGGACGGACCTTCCATCTGAGCACCAGACTCACATTCTGA
- a CDS encoding biopolymer transporter ExbD, with translation MPVKLQGGAAGDEEEARIEVVPLIDIMFFLLASFMMVSISMTQLNRVPLKLPTVSNSQSEVKAPPIHIAIDANGVISWDTAVVTATEITDRLKALPPNEDTAVMIGADEEAKHKQVMAVLDAVKSAGITKVSFETQKPN, from the coding sequence ATGCCTGTCAAACTCCAAGGAGGTGCCGCCGGTGACGAGGAGGAGGCCCGGATCGAGGTCGTCCCGCTGATCGACATCATGTTCTTCCTGCTCGCCAGCTTCATGATGGTGAGCATCAGCATGACCCAGCTCAACCGGGTGCCGCTCAAGCTGCCGACGGTGAGCAATTCACAGTCGGAGGTGAAGGCTCCGCCGATCCATATCGCCATCGATGCGAACGGAGTCATCTCCTGGGATACCGCCGTCGTCACCGCAACGGAGATCACCGACCGGCTCAAGGCCCTGCCGCCGAACGAAGATACCGCCGTCATGATCGGCGCGGATGAAGAGGCGAAGCACAAGCAGGTGATGGCGGTGCTGGATGCGGTCAAATCCGCCGGCATCACCAAGGTGAGTTTCGAAACGCAGAAACCGAACTGA
- a CDS encoding MotA/TolQ/ExbB proton channel family protein, with amino-acid sequence MYTANVVLEMFHEGGWVMYPIVATSFLALCVLIERTIWWLGFKKNVRSRDQVKAREALGTGNFGGAWELSNKSSDPFVKNLGDGISHAHTSLLAAMQLDATHWIEKSEARMWVLGTIITLAPLLGLFGTVVGLMGSFASLGEDQLAVSKVTGGIAEALIATAAGICIAISCLLPYNYFRKRVSALRGEFERWINHTELLAASAKAHGHDIEEFSTKLHLTR; translated from the coding sequence ATGTATACCGCCAATGTTGTTCTGGAGATGTTCCACGAGGGGGGCTGGGTCATGTACCCCATCGTCGCCACCTCGTTTCTCGCCCTTTGTGTTTTGATCGAGCGCACCATCTGGTGGCTTGGTTTCAAGAAGAACGTCCGCAGCAGGGACCAGGTGAAGGCCCGTGAGGCCTTGGGGACCGGGAACTTCGGCGGTGCCTGGGAACTGAGCAACAAGAGCAGCGACCCGTTCGTAAAGAATCTCGGTGACGGCATCTCCCATGCCCATACCTCGCTGCTCGCCGCCATGCAGCTCGACGCGACCCACTGGATCGAAAAGTCCGAGGCCCGCATGTGGGTGCTGGGCACGATCATCACGCTGGCACCCCTCCTCGGCCTGTTCGGCACCGTCGTCGGCCTGATGGGATCGTTCGCCTCGCTGGGGGAAGACCAACTGGCAGTTTCCAAGGTGACCGGCGGTATCGCGGAAGCACTCATCGCCACCGCGGCGGGCATCTGCATCGCCATCTCCTGCCTGCTGCCCTACAACTATTTCCGCAAGCGGGTTTCCGCGCTTCGCGGGGAATTCGAACGGTGGATCAACCACACCGAGCTGCTGGCCGCTTCCGCCAAGGCGCACGGCCATGACATCGAGGAATTCTCCACCAAGCTCCACCTCACCCGCTGA
- a CDS encoding energy transducer TonB, whose product MNPLLYAASIGTFAAWLGVTGASTVGIMVPGKPQILPELKTVEMPDIVMTDGEFMEVDMMAGGSATTSEVAEENNLEDNFAQEAFTPEIEEVIPEVPEVPEIAEVEPLPEVPELPEEKPQPKPSENTFAIEKKKEPVARKPVVKKTETSRPGSNRPVARRTESGTGSGSGNANNSGSGAGEHGSGRISGGRTPRPTYPAAARKQGIEGTVRVSITFGDGGEVLSCSIVSASHPSLHDQSILSTIRRWKVPGRRGTCTLPVRFTLR is encoded by the coding sequence ATGAATCCACTTCTGTATGCAGCCAGCATCGGCACCTTCGCAGCTTGGCTGGGAGTGACGGGTGCCAGCACGGTGGGCATCATGGTTCCGGGAAAACCCCAGATTCTGCCGGAACTGAAAACGGTTGAAATGCCTGACATTGTCATGACGGATGGCGAGTTCATGGAGGTGGACATGATGGCGGGCGGATCCGCGACCACCAGCGAGGTGGCGGAGGAGAACAACCTTGAGGATAATTTCGCCCAGGAGGCCTTCACTCCGGAGATCGAGGAAGTGATTCCGGAAGTTCCCGAAGTGCCGGAGATCGCCGAAGTGGAACCGCTTCCGGAAGTGCCGGAACTGCCTGAGGAGAAGCCCCAGCCCAAGCCTTCCGAGAACACCTTTGCCATTGAGAAGAAAAAGGAGCCGGTGGCCCGCAAGCCGGTGGTGAAAAAGACCGAGACCAGCCGTCCCGGGTCCAACCGCCCGGTCGCCCGCCGCACGGAATCCGGCACCGGCAGTGGCAGCGGAAACGCCAACAACAGCGGCTCCGGAGCCGGAGAGCACGGCAGCGGCCGCATTTCCGGTGGCAGGACTCCCCGTCCCACCTATCCTGCGGCCGCCCGGAAGCAGGGGATCGAGGGTACGGTCAGGGTTTCCATCACCTTCGGTGACGGCGGTGAAGTGCTGAGTTGTTCGATTGTCAGCGCCTCACACCCATCGCTCCACGACCAGTCGATCCTGTCCACCATCCGCCGCTGGAAAGTTCCCGGCCGCCGTGGCACCTGCACCCTTCCCGTCCGTTTCACGCTCAGATAG